gtggactggattcttttgaacctttattacagtcttggtcatgtcaaacatcagtaaaaaaattgacttgattgcattattagtttttgcacagcactggattttctttttttctccctaatgtgttgttcggggacaaaaacgtcccctaactttaacggttttaaaaatatattagataactatatttttgaattttttttgcatagaccttttcattaacttcagttctaatcaacagtagtgaaaaaatcattttcccccaggattttaaccctttaatcaccaattttataaggggtggtgctgaagattgaaaaaaaaaacacacaaaatggctcatttttaatagaaaaggtgaatgtggactggattcttttgaacctttattacagtcttggtcatgtcaaacatcagtaaaaaaaattgactttattgcattattagtttttgcacagcactggattttctttttttctcccattttgtcccatagacttacattataaacacactttttttgactgcacagccatggcactacataatcatgcattcttgattgttggtggtttaccctgttggtaggaggtaaaatttgtgatttttacagttaacaacttaattaccatattaaccctttacctgcaggcctgtgctcatgtagtgtagtttctggcttgtatatggagttatagggagtattttagcacataattgtgtgtctacacactgtgtgtgtatgttagagaggaagagagccatttgcacactgatcttgttgtctgtgagtacacacaaccacagagtcttcatagtaaacaaaaacaaataaagtgttgctatgcacgtgtggccctttgatgtctacaggtgcagactaaacaaaacaaaaaggcaagtggtcttacatgtgaccttgtggtcatttgatggtgagaagagcagaaagcaacatgaagagaggattcacttgtgcacaatctctggaaatgattgtgcagcctggctctatgaagggccaggctgtgaagctgtgaaggctgcacaagtagatccgtcacttgttcacaagcgaatccttcattcgttcacaagtgaatccttcactcatgcacaggtgaatcctctcttcatgctgcttgctgctcttgtcaccattaaatgaccaggaggatgcatgcaagtccactagtgtttttgttttgtttagtctgaacctctcagcatcaaagggcccggcacttacttttagggctgcaacaaatttactttactttactttactaaactacttttaatactaattttagtaggggactaaactgtagattagatttggttagtcaatgattatttattatgttatcaagttatctatctatggtgtctatttagtaacatgcacatgtacgtatggtcgtgtggagcgcaacacaccatggaaaaggggcacttagacctcacttagactaattcagtgatctcaactgagacactaacctaaaagtaaagtcactctactggaggacgtgttttccgaaagctaaaaaaaaaaaaaaaaaaacagctattttacccatccacaacttcagacgccagaactcctggatgttttcattttacatgcttatgcattgccgttgtacgtctgaattaggtacacttcacttacttagtaactttattttcctgactttccttccctgacagtgtgcaaatggctctcttcctctctaacatacacacacagtgtgtagacacacaattatgtgctaaaatactccctataactccatatacttaagccagaaactacagtacatgagcacaggcctgcaggtaaagggttaatatggtaattaagttgttaactgtaaaaatcacaaatgttacctcctaccaacagggtaaaccaccaacaatcaagaatgcatgattatttagtgccatggctgtgcagtcaaaaaaagtgtgtttataatgtaagtctatgggacaaaatgggagaaaaaaagaaaatccagtgctgtgcaaaaactaataatgcaataaagtcaattttttactgatgtttgacatgaccaagactataataaaggttcaaaagaatccagtccacattcaccttttctattaaaaatgagccattttgtgtgttttttttttcaattttcagcaccaccccttataaaattggtgattaaagggttaaaatcctgggggaaaatgattttttcactactgttgattagaactgaagttaattaaaaggtctatgcaaaaaaatttcaaaaaaatatttatctaatatatttttaaaaccgttaaagttaggggacgtttttgtccccgaacaacacattagggggtaaaatttgcccacagtgtaccgttgacctatgaaaaattttaaaatcatattaacaaaatttatgtaaaattaagcttattgaggaaaaatgattccatttgtccacatattgacaaagttatggccaaaataaacagaaaaatttctctcagaggacaaaaatgtcccgaacaacgcatgagggttaagtcatcttcatcctcaccaGAACAAAAGCTGTGCTAATCTATCAGAAATACTGAACGTACACTGTGGCTCACAACAGGGTTGTTTCCTAGCATTTAGTGTTTGTTGGATTTTACAATGACCTCGAACACAATTATTCTGTATTAAAACAATTCCATCCAACTGCCATTCTAGAAATGTTGTGAATGTTTTAACAGAAATATTTTTCATGTtattacaacaaacacatgttataACAATTAACTTTTAATAACAAAATAAGATACTATTTATCACTTTATAATGTCAGATAAACTGGCCTTGAGCAGagtggtggaggtggactcCATGTGATGTGTACTCCCCTCGACCGTATGTCATTACTGTGGCACAAAACTGCGGTGGTTTGGTGTACCAAAattgtgtctctctgtatttCAATGTATAAACtggaacaataaaacaaataaaatgttctaTGTTATAAGTGTGATGAATAGGGTATTGTTATAACAAGAACATTTTATTGTGATAACGTATGTTTATATGCTGTAGGATGGTATCATCATTTTATAAATAgtgatatttttttctgtctggtgTGACAGTTCAGCACTTGTGTATAAAAACACTAGTAACACCAGACAAATTAGTTATTTTAACAGTTACTGGTGCTGTTTATATGCATGTGCTGGTGTTTAACACATTCTATTGGTTTTATGAAGGAGTACTCTTGTTCAATGTGTCATAGAAAAAATCATCCAAAATCGATGTGCTGTATAAGCCTGTCtatctctgctctctgcagtgAGCAGGGCTGTGTTCCTTCATGATGAGGGTGATATGTGGCTCTGTTGGACTTTGTATGAGGTTTACTTAGAAGAGATAAACTCTGATACTGAAAATACtttgacatgacatgacaacaGAACTGCTGTAACTGCTCAACGATGACCCAACATCTTAATGAGCACATTCAGCCTGTGTGGCCTCTGATACATTCTAAAGGTTCTCACACCCAGCGCTATCAGTCATTCTGACATCTGCAGTCAGTGCTCCCCCAGCAGACCCAGTCGGTGTAAAGAAGGAACAGTCCCTACGTGAAACAGGCCTCCCTGGCCTGCTAGATACCTCTCTGCAGGTCCGTCACTGCGGCAGAATTCCCCACATGTGGTCTGTTCTGATGTTTGCATGACAACATATTAGACGGAGAAGGCTGCCCCGTTCTTCCAGCTGCGTTTAGGGAGAAAAGTTGGTAGTTTGAGTCCAGCAAAGGGGCTGATCCAAAGCAGGGATGGCTGACCTCCAAACACCGACCTCAGTCCTGCCCAGCGGGTACGACGCTCCCATGTTGGCCTCTCGTTTTTCAGGCCCTCGATCTCCTGGCAGAAAAACAACCTTGTTACACACCTCTTTataaaaagcagacacacaacctcaTTACACACAGGCATCTgtttaacaaaaacacacaaccagaAAGTGCTCTTTGGCTGCTTATGCTTAGCAATATAGGAAATATGGAACCAGTGGACAGCTATCGATCAAAGATGAATCCAGCTTTAGATATAAAGCAGTGGCTGATAAATCATAATAACACAAAGCCCTCACTGTCTCATCATTGCAGATGGAGTGGAGCTGTGTGCTGAACACAACAGCTGtgaaggtgaggaagaggagacttTCCATGCAGAGGAAGATCATCAGCATCATTGTCACTGGAGGAGAGAAATCACTGCACTCtttggggaaaaaagaaaaattataCTGACATTATTATAACAGAAAGACAACAGCTCATTAAAAAGCAAATCAGGAGGATAGACCGGTGTGTTAAAGACTCACCTCTCCACTGGACTCTGACGCAGGCGATGAACTGGTATCCACACAGTGCCAGAGCGTGCCCGGATATAAAAGCAATGTACATCTGTAGAGAGAACAATATTAAATTAACCAGACCACATCAATCTATGGGTGTTTCAGCATTTAACATGACTGTTCTTAACACATTCGAACAGATTGGCCTACATACCTTTTATACCTTTTATATAATTTTGGATCCTATGTTACATGTGGTTAGGAAATACAAATACCTGGAGTGCTAATACATCAGCTTGTATAAACAGCAAACTATGGACACTATGATGTAAGCAGGCTAAAGGTATActttaaaactaattttatttaaatgaaatcaCCACAATTAGTGAATTCAATAATTCACTAACTGTTCCCTATTAATGACATGAATTTTACAGCTGGCTTACATGCTATGTAGGCTCACAGGTTCCATTATTGATTCACTGATTGGGTGATTCAATGCATTCTGATTTTGTGTTGGCATGGCTACTACAAACACACTAATCTAAacacttctattctattctttttACACACGTGTCCCTGCTGTTGCTTTGTCAATCAGCAGATGAAGACATATTGGTTCCAGGAGCCAGGAGTGCAGATTgaaaagagattaaaaaaagggtttcatGATGCAATAAAGTAATCCATACACAGAGTCCAAATGATTCAAATGATTCAGATCAGGAGTTCTGCAATCAGTAAATCAAGATTCCAAATTGAAACTCATAGTTTGTTGAACCTCCTTAATAGAACAGGCTTCTGGAGTACAACAGAAAACAGGAATGGTGGGGCAGATCCAGTCCACTTATCTAGGTGACATTTCCTTATGGTAAGGGACATAGTGGCACAGAAGATAAGAATTTATCCAGAGGTGTGATGAACTGATGTTCTGTCTGAACACCATATCATGGGTGTGATCAAAAGCTTATCTAGACACAGTTAACATGTAACCACAACACTGTAACAAAgtaagcaaacacacagacacacacaatactgTACCCAAACCACAGACACTATTGTATCAACATACCTCAtcacacatgctgctctatTACCAAACTACCAGCCACACAAAAGACTATCAAGATGAAATACTGAATTCTGTATTGATGTAAAACATCTTCAGCGGTTTCAACAGATATGAAAAGTGTAGCTCGATGAGGTGAAGGCAAATGTTAGCTTAAGCCAGTTAGCATTGGTTAGGTAAAAGTCAGAAACAAGCTAATGCTAGCAAGTACCCataaacatgacacagtgtAATTCAAACTTTTAAGCTATCTGAAGCTTAAACTTGCTAAATAGCTTTACTACTTACATCAACCTACAGCGTCTCCATTGGCTTATGATGTAACTTTAATGAGGATGAGAACCACTGCAATGATGAGAGGGAGGCAGGAAAATCAGCTAAAATAGGCTAAAAATGCTACAATAAAAGACATTTCCAGGCATGAATGTAGACACCGTACCATGTACCATTATGAGAAGTACAGGTCTgaagaaatgaatgaaatgaggaCAAGACAGTCAATGGACTTACGGTGAAGAGGACAAAGAAACGCTGGTTTTTCTCCCCAACACAGTTGTTGACCCAGGGACAGTGGTGGTCCATCTTACGGATGCAGCGTTTACAGATACTGTAGAAGATGAAGAAGACGGGGAGGGAAAACATGCCTGACTGACCAACATCCATAAATTTCAAAGAGGAGGAACTTGCTAATACAGCTCCTCTGACCTGCAGTGGTGAGCCCTCTCTGGTTTGATGCTGCAGCATTTTGGACATTTATAGATAACCTCACCCGGCTTCAGCTGCAGACTCTCCATGTGCTTTTTTGTGGCATTTCCTTTAGGAATAGCTCCCTGAGGAGAGAAGGGAAGAATCATGTGAGTGAACCAGTCATTATCAAAAATACTGTCCAATTGCAGGTCTTTTAAAATGACCCAACCACACTGGTCTCTGTCTTTACCGGGTCAGTGAGCATGGTGCGGAGGTGGGAGGCCAGTGCCAGCATAGCCAGACTGTTGAAGACCACCCCGTTGACCACAGCATACCAGAAGCTTTTGGAAGGCAGCAACATAACAAACGTGACCACGAAGTCAGCGAAGAAAACCAAACACCAGGTGATGAAGGCACACACCATGCCGCAGCAGTCCTGAATGAACCAGAGATGAGGGGGTTTGGCATTGCAACTGTTCTCCACCGCCTCCTCTGCCccatccagcagggggcgctgctgctccacatcccTCTGACGGTGGCCTGAGGACATTCTGCCCTGGTAAAGGAACAGAGGACTGTCAAGTCAAAGTGAGATTTAACCACTAGCTTTACAGAAAATGGCATCTTCCAAGTCTTACAAACAAGAACATCAGACGTTATATAAACCCACAACGTGAAGTGCTGGAAAATAATTAAttttcataaaaacaaataaaaaacactaaCCTGTGCAAACAAAAAAGCTTGCTGGTATTACGATTCCATTTTGCATTATGTCAAACCAAAATAACAAAATTTAATGCATAATAATCCAATTCCGGAGCTATATTTACACACTGGAAAGAGTCATATAATTtattatgaataataaaaatgtacaatgtTAATGAAGCGGGCTCCACAACCTCCTAATCTTACCCAAACCAGGACCAGCACTAGATAAACCTACTAAACTAGACCTGCTGCCTGAACAGCGTCGGCACCTTGCTTTCGAGATTAACAAATTCATACATTTAAAGTATTTTTCAGAAGGAATAAGTGGTgctataaacaaaaaaaatcaggtgtCTAATACTGACAACAAATGCAGCAAAAATCTTTTTAGCGTCACAGTCCAGTGACATACAGGCTAACTAAATTAGCTTACGTAGCTGTCCTATCTTTAGCAGAGGAAAGGCCAACAGCTTGGcaagaaaacagacacagaccgATATTTATTGCTACAAGACGACCCAGTTTAAACATTATTATATTCCAATCGGGAAGAGAGCCAAATAAACCAGCAACAACCCAAAGTGCCTGGACAGAAGTTTAGCTTTCCAACGCTAATGCGCAGTCAAACATGTAAGTAAACCTTTAACAGCTTCTCGTCAGATTAAGTTCACTCACCTTTTAAAGAGACACCATTAAATGAGTTTGTGGTAAAAAGTTGAATTGATATAATTTAGCTAGGTTATGCTAATACTCTGCAGGCAACTACCTTCCGCCATTGTTGTTTTGGGGCGATATGGGTGCTCAGAGGTGCCAAAAGGGGCGTAGAGAAAAGTCGATTTCAGCAATTATACCTTTTCGTCATTTTAttaaaagtagggtaggagatttcattctgatgcacccTGTGtgaaattagtgtaacttctctttacaatccgttTGCAACCCATTACTTAGGCAGTTTCCATTAGTTTTAACGTCAGCCAATGTTCTGGACGAGCCTAGTTGTAATGGAAATAGTCATATAGTCAAGTAACTCCCTATCATTCGAAGGAAAGCTTCCTCAGGCAAACGTGTAAATATGAGATCTATTCAGCAGGTCTTATAAAGGTTATTTACATGGTTATCTGACGTTTTCCCAGCTTGTTATAGTCAATCAAAATGTCTTCATAGTTGTGAgcctagctgtttgttgtgttacagttCATATAGTCTAAGGTGCGTTTATAATGTTAAACTTTACAGTGTTATAGTGCACATCATTATTGTTAGAGCATAACTTAGCATTCCCACATGCTGTATTATACTACAGTTTACTGAGTCTTTGCATTATGCTAATTAGCATTTCACTGTAACAACAATAAAATTGAAATACTTTACTAtacagcagtggctcagtggtatagcagggttgtccaataaccggtaTTTTCTCCATAATTTTAGACTTAATTTTAGACAATTTTAGATGATTGCAGTGGGTGGGGGGACAAGTGCAACATTTTAGGTGGTGCCAATTGTgtgagtttttccttgccactttCTGCTTACTTTCAGGCTTTGGGTTTCTGTAAATCGCCTAGAGACgatgattgtaaaaggtgctatataactAAAATTGAACTGAATAACCATGCAAACACTGTttcaaatgtcttttttatGGAACCATGACACTTCATCTTATAATATACCACtcgttttcatttaaaaaccaTTTAAATGCACTCATGATATTTGGTATACTTAAGAAAATGTCtaattatgttatcaattatgTTATATTGGAGATATATATTGGAACACCTCTACAAAATTCATTGCCATTAACTTGCATGGATTCATGTAAGGAAAAAAGtatgctttgttttttctaaAATCAAACTTTACAGCCAGTACAAATGTGTCATTTCAAGCAGGATCTTCTCAATAGGTGGTGGTATAAACAACTGGAATGCTGAATGCTGAATGGAGTGCAGCATATCTTGTAGGTCTCATTCTGATGATGTTCTCAGCAGATGCTCTTTCATAATTTACATCATTTGTTAAAGTTGCTTTTATGATATTAAAATACCTGTTTCCAAGTATATCATGAAGCCTTGTTCCCAGGGCGGGCCAaaggcatatgcgaaatatgcggtctcttagggcccccaagagcaccaaaagtctgtgataaattatatattttaaaaaataacattgattaatacaaacaagaTGATATTACAGAttcaatccaatccaatccatccatccatccatccatcttctaccgcttatccggggccgggtcgcgggggcagcagtctaagcagggacacccaaacttccctctcaccagacacttcttccagctcctctgggggaatcccgaggcgttcccaggccagccgagagacatagtctctccaccgcgtcctgggtcttccccggggcctcctcccagtgggacatgcccggaacacctccccagggaggcgtccaggaggcatccgaaccagatgcccgagccacctcagctggctcctctcgatgtggaggagcagcggctctactccgagctcctctcgggtgactgagcttctcaccctatctctaagggagcgcccagccacccttcgaaggaaactcatttcggccgcctgtattcgcgatctcattctttcggtcactacccaaagctcatgaccataggtgagggtaggaacgtagattgaccggtaaatcgagagcttcgccttccggctcagctccttcttcaccacaacagaccggtacagcgaccgcattactgcggaagctgcaccgatccgtctgtcaatctcccgctccattttcccctcactcgtgaacgagaccccgagatacacaaactcctccacttggggcaggaactctcctccgacccagagaggacagactacctttttccggtcgagaaccatggcctcagacttggaggtgctgattctcatcccagccgcttcacactcggctgcaaaccgtcccagtgcacactggaggtcccggctcgatgaagccaacaggacaacatcatctgcaaaaagcagagatgaaatcctatggttcccgaaccagatcccctccggtccctcgctgcgcctagaaattctgtccataaaaattatgaacagaaccggtgacaaagggcagccctgccggagtccaacatgcactgggaacaggtctgacttactgccggcaacacgaaccaaactcctgctccggccatacagggacctaacggccctcagcagagggccacggaccccatactcccagagcacctcccacaagatgccgcgagggacacggtcgaacgccttctccaagtccacaaaacacatgtggactggttgggcgaactcccatgaaccctccagcaccctgcggagggtatagagctggtccagtgttccgcggccaggacgaaaaccacattgctcctccttaatccgaggttcgactataggcctaattctcctctccagtaccctggcgtagaccttcccagggaggctgaggagtgtgatccccctgtagttggagcacaccctccggtccccctttttaaaaagagggaccaccaccccggtctgccagtccagcggcactgcccccgattgccacgcgatgttgcagaggcgtgtcaaccaagacagccccacaacatccagagacttaaggtacccagggcgaatctcatccacccccggtgccttgccgccggggagctttttgactacctcggcaacttcagcacaggtgatgaacgagtccaccactgagtcatcagcctccgcttccataatggaaggcgtgttggtgggattgaggaggccctcaaagtactctttccaccgtccaaccaccccctcagtcgaggtcaacagctccccacctccactgaatacagtgttggcagagtactgcttccccctcctgaggcgccggacggtttgccagaatctctttgaggctgaccgatagtcctcctccatggcctccccgaactcctcccaggcccgagtttttgcctctacaactgctttgctgcagcacgcttggcctgccgatacccatcagctgcttcaggagtcccacaagccaaccaggcccgataggactccttcttcagcttgacggcatccctgacctccggtgtccaccaccgggtccggggattgccgccacgacaggcaccagaggccttgcggccgcagcttcggacagctgcatcaacaatggaggtggaaaacatagtccactccgactcaatgtctccagcctccctcggaatctgggtgaagctctcccggaggtgggagttgaagatctccctagcggagggttcggccaaacgctcccagcagacccgcacagtacgtttgggcctgccgggcccgtccagcctcttcccccgccaacggatccaactcaccaccaggtagtgatcagttgacagctcagcccctctcttcacccgagtgtccaaaacacaaggtcgaaggtcggctgacacgattacaaaatcgatcatcgacctccggcctagggtgtcctggtgccaggtgcaccgatggacaaccttgtgctcgaacatggtgttcgttatggacaaaccatgcccagcacagaagtccaataacaaaacaccactcgggttcagatcggggaggccgttcctcccaatcacgcctctccaggtgttactgtcactgcccacgtgggcgttgaagtctcccagcaagatgacagagtccccggttggggtgccatccagcacccctcccagagactgtaagaaggtcaagtactctacactgctgttcggcgcatacgccgaaaccacagtgagagacctctccccaacccggaggcgcagggaggcgaccctctcacatactggggaaaactccaacacatggcagctaagctgtggggctagaagcaagcccacaccagcccgccgcctctcaccatgggcaactccagaatagaagagagtccaacccctctcaaggagttgagttccagaacccaagctgcgcgtggaggcgagcccgactatatctagtcggtaccgctcggcctcccgcacaagctcaggctccttcccccccagcgaggtgacattccatgtccccagagccagtttctgtgtccggtgatcaggtcgccgaggcccccgccttcgactgccacccaatccactctgcaccggccccttacggttcctcccaccggtggtgggcccatgggaggtcggccccacgtcgctgcttcgggctaagcccggccgggccccgtggggaaaggcccggccaccaggcgctcgcattcgagccccaaccccgggcctggctccagggtggggccccggctgcgccataccgggcgacgtcacggtccttgattttacttgcctcataagggggtttttggaccgctcttagtctggcccatcacccaggacctgtttgccttgggagaccctgctgggggcattaagcccccgacaacatagctcctaggatcatctgggcactcaaacccctccaccacagtaaggtggcggtccatggaggggggcggtccatggaggggccaatccaatccatccatctttatttatagagcacttttaaaaacaacaaggtcagccaaagtgatgtacacagcctatcaagtgtagaataaatgactagtaaaataaaataaaatgaaataaaataaatataagtttgataaagcataggaatataaagcaatacaataaaaacaccaggaGTAAGTCaggagtaagaacaataaaacaagtaaaagtcaacaactcaaacagattaaaagccagagtaaaaagatgtgttttgaagtgatgacttaaaaaccataaaagaatccatctgtctaaggtgcaaaggcaatttgttccacagtttaggaccTGCAACAGAGAAGGAACAGTCccccctgagttttctctgcgtttttgggacgaccaagagagactgatcagctgaccttagagagcgagcagggcagtagggctggagcatgtcagacatgtactgaggggcgagaccatgaagggatttaaaaacaaataagagaattttaaaatcaatgcgaaaaCGAATTCAGACGAATTCAGTAGTGTGtattacacacactcatatactaCTCACATACTCAAGCAGTGTCTTTATTAGAAAAGGCCAGGAGGGTGACAAGTCCAaagtcaaaaacaaaatcacacacCAGGTGGAAAAATGCAAACGGCAAAACAGGATCTCAAAACCAGAGttcaaaaaagcaaaacaagacAAGGTTACCAGAGGATCGCGAGGTCAAGGCTGgtaatgtgtacacacactccCCAAGGAGACGAGACGTGGCCAGATTCGCCTAGAGGACCTGAGGGTCAAATACTATCTTTTACCATTGAAATATGATTGTCCAACATCTGCTATTAAAGAAGACCATCATGTAAAAGTTAAAAGCAAACTTTTTATTGGAGGATCTCTTTCTTGGTTGACTACCAGTTCACACTAACACTCCG
This window of the Parambassis ranga chromosome 6, fParRan2.1, whole genome shotgun sequence genome carries:
- the LOC114437722 gene encoding palmitoyltransferase ZDHHC7-like isoform X1 — translated: MSSGHRQRDVEQQRPLLDGAEEAVENSCNAKPPHLWFIQDCCGMVCAFITWCLVFFADFVVTFVMLLPSKSFWYAVVNGVVFNSLAMLALASHLRTMLTDPGAIPKGNATKKHMESLQLKPGEVIYKCPKCCSIKPERAHHCSICKRCIRKMDHHCPWVNNCVGEKNQRFFVLFTMYIAFISGHALALCGYQFIACVRVQWRECSDFSPPVTMMLMIFLCMESLLFLTFTAVVFSTQLHSICNDETEIEGLKNERPTWERRTRWAGLRSVFGGQPSLLWISPFAGLKLPTFLPKRSWKNGAAFSV
- the LOC114437722 gene encoding palmitoyltransferase ZDHHC7-like isoform X3, whose amino-acid sequence is MWSSSAPCWMGQRRRWRTVAMPNPLISGSFRTAAACFWYAVVNGVVFNSLAMLALASHLRTMLTDPGAIPKGNATKKHMESLQLKPGEVIYKCPKCCSIKPERAHHCSICKRCIRKMDHHCPWVNNCVGEKNQRFFVLFTMYIAFISGHALALCGYQFIACVRVQWRECSDFSPPVTMMLMIFLCMESLLFLTFTAVVFSTQLHSICNDETEIEGLKNERPTWERRTRWAGLRSVFGGQPSLLWISPFAGLKLPTFLPKRSWKNGAAFSV
- the LOC114437722 gene encoding palmitoyltransferase ZDHHC7-like isoform X2 — protein: MSSGHRQRDVEQQRPLLDGAEEAVENSCNAKPPHLWFIQDCCGMVCAFITWCLVFFADFVVTFVMLLPSKSFWYAVVNGVVFNSLAMLALASHLRTMLTDPGAIPKGNATKKHMESLQLKPGEVIYKCPKCCSIKPERAHHCSICKRCIRKMDHHCPWVNNCVGEKNQRFFVLFTMYIAFISGHALALCGYQFIACVRVQWRECSDFSPPVTMMLMIFLCMESLLFLTFTAVVFSTQLHSICNDETEIEGLKNERPTWERRTRWAGLSWKNGAAFSV